From Euwallacea similis isolate ESF13 chromosome 6, ESF131.1, whole genome shotgun sequence:
AGAGTCCCTTCCTAAGGTCAAGACAATTAAAAGATGTTTTggaagattttatttttttattttaggaaaaGCGTGCCCAGCATTTTTCCACCACttttgaaaatgcaaaatcactAATAGATGCTAGAGACTTATTTCGGTTTAAGGCATTGCaaaccattaaaaatgaaGACTTAAGGGAACTTCAAAGACTGGgattaatatattttgtgtATATGTTCATATATAGTGGACTAGAATTTACAATAACTTTCCTCACACATCATGTTTTCAACTATACTTCAATGCAGCAAGGTTGGATGTTTTTTGCGATAGGTACTTTTACAGTAGAAGCatacttataattattataaattaatctCCAACAGGTGTTACAATGGCCATTATACAAGGCGCTTATGTTAGAAGAATCCCTCCTCAAAAAACTAAGGCCACTGCTATTCTAGGCTTATGGATAATTATTCCTTCTTTTGTATGTGTTGGAGTTGCCCAAGGTGTTCTAATGTTGTATTTTGGATTGTTTTTATATGCAGTGTGTAAGTTAACTTAAGTGGTGCAGAAAAGAATTAGAATAACTAGGGTATATTTCTAGCCACAGCAATGGTGGTTCCATCAATAACAACTCTGGCCTCCCAATATGGCACTGACCAACAAAAAGGGGCCGTTATGGGAATTTTCAGATCTCTGGGTGCTTTGGCTAGAGCATTAGGCCCTATAATTGCAAGCATTGCGTTTTGGAGCATTGGCTCTCAAATAACGTACCTGATAGGCTCAGTTTGTCTATTATGGCCTGTTCTagcgttaaaaaatgttatctaaaaattgttttctggGGAATCTGCAATGGTCGCagtattaaaatgtatttagcagttatttttgcatttactaCCGACGGTTGtgataaattatatattaaatatccTTATTTATAACGTTATAAATTTATACCTATTTATAACtattaatgcaatttaaacaatatatttttttactaataatttgcgattttgttcaaacaaaaatgtttaaagctGTGGTCTGGTGGCGATCTCCAAAGGTtcacagaaaaaataaaacacaataaaGGGTactaaataaatgtatttatattgTCAACGATTATTAACTTTTGGTAACATTTCAACGCAATAGAACAATAACTTGGTCATATGAGGCAATGTAATTGAGTACAGTTGTTTAACCTTGACAACTAACTATTCGATCCATGATCAAACTGACTCTAAAAACAGCTAATTACCCTAACTAGGTAGTTACTCGTTTTACTAATTAACAGGTCAGAAGTGATCCACGATTTGATGGCTAATGCCACAGATAAATATACAGCGCTCAACGTTTAGATTAAACCTATTAAAACTAGTGATATAACAACACAGAGCGAGATTTAATTGTAAAGTTCTGAGAGGTCGAGCTACCaaaaaattgtagtttttaaatctaaaccTCCCATTATTGTGTAAAGCACGAAGTTTAAAAAGTTACACTTTAGACCCAATATATAAAGTAAAGTTGAAATATCACAACCTTTTTGAAAGCGCGCTTAGATAAATGTCTTTCTCTCCGTCAGTCCTCAATATTCGTACTTTtaattaacgtttttttaGATCTGTTAAAATCTTTGGCTTCAGTTTACCACCTTTCAGCGCTTCACGAAAGAGATCATAGTTTAAGTAAACTAAGTTATAATGAAATTCATATTCGTGAATGAGGAAGCTCCGAAAGTGTTTCAGTAACAAAGAACCCGAGAACACCTTCGCTACAATAAATTCCTACATCTAACATTATGAACTTATTGCTAGTtagaatataatttaattgatgattttaagattGACAATTTACTATGCTATAATGATATGTTGATGCAATGACATTTAAACTACTGACGTATGTGATGTTACATTAACGTAACAGgaaatgatttaaattctaaaaaatgcCCGTTTTTAGCGatgaaatgaattttcttcAGTAGATCACTGGAAACAGACCTTATTATCATCCACAGTGACAATAACTCATTGTTTTGCCTAAACTTTCAGGCCAGAGGAAGTACATATAAACATTGACGTAATATTTACAAAGGTCTATCTGATTATGAGAAGCTTCAATTCTGGCCAATCCTGCAAACagtcttttttcaaaaaacgaCCTTAAACATCGTGTAACCTATCCATTTTCCGATTTGTTTCGATAGAGGATATTAAAATACGATACAACCacataatattatattctATACCGCTACAAAGATCCATTTTTACGGAAGTGTAGAGCAAAGGAAACCTGGATCAACTGACGCCACTTTAGCAGTCAGAAATGCGTGCATGCAGTAGAGCAGACTTTGTAAAATTGAGCATTCCAGTTcctgtaataataaaatgaagtttgaccacaatattttgttttcagaaTAGAGATTTCGACCTTGGTATCAATGGCTTTAGTatcaatatcttgaaaatgcaACTTCAGTTTCGATTTTCCATCATCTGAGGAGCCTCTAAGTTGACTGAATTTGTACTGCCACTGAAGATTCTTTGAATCGCCTTCATGTAACGAAAATCCTAAGTTCCAGTCCAGTGTTAATCCTGCAGTTTTGCCATTACTACTTACTGTAAAAGTCTTAgactaaaatttgtttaaattaattgattttttgcagCATGATCTGAAACAAACCCACCCCCAGTTGCATAACAGAATTGCATACAGCGGAATGCCAGGCATTTTCAATCCTTAGCAATTCTTGGCGAGTTTCCACTGAGAAGTAGCGTGACTCTTGGCCTGAGGTTTGAACTAAAAAACAATGTTGTCGTTCATCCACATTTTCAGAGTCTTTGACGATTCTGAACATTGTTTGGTAGACTTGAAACTCCAGAGAACATTTATTCCAATCAGTCAAATTTAGCTGGAAGAAATCCTGATATcagcttttaattttcatttcttaatAATACCTACTGGTGGAGAGTCAAATAACAGGAAGTCTGAGCCTTTCAAAGCTAAAAATCTCGGTTTATAGTTTTGCCAAGGTTGGTTATTATTGAGGACACACTCATTAACCCAACCCATGTACTCGATTCGATCTGACACACTAAAATTCCTATTGTACAACTTCATTTGTAGATTAGTTAATCCAATAATGTTGTCGTTAATATATTTCAACCACTGAGAAAGAATGCCAGAATCATCACAGTGAATTATTCCAGTGCTAATACCATTTAGCCCTCGAACTTCAAATGAATTTGGTCTCAACTTGTCAGTGCCAAAGATATACCTAGTTACATATGCCATCATTAAAGGCACTGTTACTATGTCAACCCAATGAGTGTGGACAGGTTCTTGGTCCATTTCTGAACATATAGAACTGGGCCTACTGCTAGTGCTATTTGATGTTATACGAAAACTCTCATCGGAGGCTTCTTTTTCACTGTTACTATCAGTTTGTTCTTTGTCTTCtgtaattcaaaaatgatattttaaccCTTAACCAccgtaatgaaataaatataacacTCACACCGTAGTAAGATCATTATAACTATACAAGTAGCAACACTTAaatgttatgaaaaaaaaggaaattcatTAATCTGTCAAGTGCGTTTAtaacataataataacaattagcTTGAGGGCTACATTAAGGCATACggcaatagaaaaattacacAACCTGTAAAatgaaacagttttttaattaaaaatttcaataacagGCCCCAAGTACATactttgatgtatttttacatgtaacaacaataattagtttttttttaatttaaacaactttttgttttactttattaCTTTCTTATTCAACATTAGTATCTTTCTTTACACATATGTCATTTTCATCCTTGGAACTAATTATGTGATCACTAATTTCATAACAGTTGCATTAATCATTCTTATTGcttattttacttttcaattCATCTGCTCACCATTACTATACTTTTAAAATCCCTACATCATCATataaaatccttttaaatGTCTAActgttaaattgaaaaagtaacaacaataaaaaaaattacattctgaAAGTAATCAGTGTGGCTCTAAGGAAAATCCgtttccaattaaaaataaaatcttaatcCCTTTACCACATTACCCTTTTTACAACTGACTAATAATGTcacttcttaaaaaaattgaggtgggcactgcaataaattatgtcaatattttaaatcagaaTAGCGTTTTAGTGCCGGTCCCTTTTGACTGTACTACGTGATTAAGGGATAAAGGAAATAGTAAAAGAATATGAAATAGAACTTGCCTTGTTTCTGAAGAAAGGGGGTTGCAGCTTTATAGTGTTTAACTGTTAAAACCACTAAATCCCCAGCATTTCTTAGAATGTTTACTGCATCATCATGAGGACATGCTGTTATATATTCTCCATTCACTATTAGAGcaaagaaaacaattatttttagctgaattcatttttttgtattaccTTTTATAATAGCATCTCCAACAAATAAATCTCCAGTTCGATCTGCTGCCTGATTCTTATAAATCCTAGAAATGAGTATGGGTAGCTTATGTTCAGCTCCCCCTTTAATGCTAAGGCCCAGGCCTCCTATTTTCTGTCTGCGGATTTGCACCATTCTTTcctaaatgaaaaatacaaaattagaaCTATTGTAATACAGTGTAATCAGTTTAATCCAAACACATGTTAATTTCGATATACAGTAGTTCACACACTGACTTTTAGAAATCATAATGTGTGCATCAATGGATGCATCTTTTTAATCTAGACATTCAATCTATTgacataaattttttgcatttgaatTGAAGATTAGTTTGTTCTGCAGGCTTCAAACACTCAAAATATCGGTAAATATGTTAGTTTACACAAGATTTGAtgtattattcaatttatgtTATGACTGGTTACAATAACAGTTATATATGTAATAGGTCCTAATGCAAGGTTTTATGAAATATATCAGTTTATGGGCAAGTAAATTATGTGAGAGAGTCCATAATTGAATgggtttgtattttttttaatgttttaatttagaaattttacaagagCAGATTTGGAGCCCTCATGagattttattatacatatatagcaTATATTCTTAAAATGACTTCCTAATAGCAAAGTCACAAATTGAGTAATTGACTTAAGTGATGTTGCATAAAATTTAGACAATGCCCATGCATTTAATTGTCCAGGTTAAAGAAGTAATCCtgtataattaattagaattaaaatgtGTACCTTTGAATTTAAGGGCTTAGGTTCTGCAGGggcaatttcttctttttgcaATCGAAGCACTTCCATGGACAAATGCAACTGAACTGGAGTTGGCCTACTTTTTCCATCACTCACAGTCACCATTCCAGTCCTAACTTTCAACTTCTGATCCATTTTCTCTTCAATCGGAGTACTCATTCTTATGGcgttaattttcattttgttgcTATTGTAATACAGGTCACTGGACTGAATAAGTATACTAAATTGATTTTCTGGTCATCAACTTACATTATGGAACTCGGTGAATTTTCCACACAAATCTATAAACCTCTACATTGCAgactaattttattgtttaatttaaagtttatattGCACTTCCTAGATAAAACTGGCTCTTCCATTGGAAAAATAGAGCAGCCATTTTTAAAGAGCCAAAAATGTAGTTCCATTCCAGAGGGATGAAGAATGCGTACACTGACTTTTACTATAATCTACGTATCCCATATCCAGCCAAACATGGAAAACCCTTCGGATTGGAAATCTGACAATTCTTGTGCGCAACCGCAATCCAATCCTCAATCTACCAATAGAAGCCCTGCCTaacctatatttttttgacgtttccgttttgttttttttgggCTTGGAAAAGAAATCCGTGTATTTTATGCAAGTTTAACATATGTTCAAACGTAAAAATGGATTCTGTAGCGGAATTAAAGCAAAGAATAGCCGAATTAGAAGACCAGTTGGCAAAAGCGCTTGAGAAAAATGCTCCTGCtcgagaaaaaattgaaaacatgtcTTCTGAAGTTGCTGATAGCAATCCCTATAGGTAAGTTTTACAAATCAAACTTCCCTAATATTCACTTTGGATTTTTAGCCGCCTGATGGCCTTAAAAAGAATGggaattgttaataattatgaaaaaatcaggGACTATACTGTAGCTGTTGTTGGAGTTGGTGGCGTTGGAAGTGTCACTGCAGAAATGCTCACCCGTTGTGGGATTGGTCGACTATTGCTCTTTGATTATGATAAAGTTGAATTGGCCAACATGAATCGACTCTTCTTTCAGCCTCACCAGGCTGGATTGAGCAAGGTTGATGCAGCTGCTGAAACTCTACGCAACATTAACCCTGATGTTGATATACACACATACAACTATGACATTACTACTGTTAAGAACTTTGATAATTTCACTAATACTTTAACGTTAGTagtaaatttgtatttttttcatagctaaattaataattttattagtacTTTAAGTTTGGTAAATGGCCCTGTTGATTTGGTTCTAAGCTGTGTGGACAATTTTGAGGCAAGATTTGCCATTAATACTGCTTGCAATGAGTTTAACCTCACATGGTTTGAGTCAGGAGTCTCTGAAAATGCTGTATCAGGTCATGTTCAGTTTATATGTCCAGGAGAAACTGCTTGTTTCGCTGTAAGTTtacaaaatctaattttaattgatatttagCTATAGTTTGTTTTAGTGTGCTCCTCCTCTCATTGTAGCTTCACAAATCGATGAAAGCACTCTGAAGAGAGATGGGGTATGTGCTGCTAGCCTTCCAACAACCATGGGTATTATAGCAGGGTTTTTAGTCCAGAACACCTTAaaggtatttatttatcaattaataCAATACAAGTACTAATAATTTTCCACAGTATTTACTCCAATTTGGTAAAGTGTGCCACTATTTGGGTTATAATGCCCTCGACGATTTTTTTCCCACATTGAACCTACGCCCCAATATGGCTTGTGAGGATTTAAATTGCCAGACAAGGCAGACGGAATTTTTGGCTAAACCTTGGCTTGAACCAGCCCAGGAAGCAATTGAAGATGAGGGTCCAATTCATGAATCAAATGAATGGGGTATTTCTCTAGTTGATGAAagcaaagaagaaaaagaaagtgTTTGTGTGGCAGAGGGATTGAGACTTGCTTATACTTTGCCAGGGGTTCCTGATAATACTCCCTTAGAACAAGCTGAGGAAGCCACAACCAGTGATGCTAACTTAGAAGATCTTATGGCCCAAATGAagtctatttaaaaaatcattgataATACTAGAATTCCAAAAGTGTTGTCAAGTGACAATTGTTGcgcttcaatatttttatttgtggtatgcctattttgttataattaaaacatttgttaggaaaattatattattttgttaaaggaactttatataaaaatacaggtggttaaaaataacaatttgacTAGAAGCATCAATTATTATAACTctacaattttgaaatttgatattttataagTGTTAAACTTATGAACTTACTATTTACACATatactcaaaaatatttctggtTAAATTTTCActcacaataaaaaaaatagtctaagaattttataaaaatcacaCGACTTGATTAAACTTAAACTACTATGTAAGTTTTTACAGAAATGATaatatttaatggaaacaaTATATAAAAGAGATCAGAGATATATGTTATCGTCTAACTAAAAAGTGATAAGATTTTCTACTGTTGCAGCTCCGTTACTCTGTTGTGAAGTGGTACAATTCTCAAAAAAAGAACTACTTTCAAAATGACTGTAAAATGTTGATTTGGTTTGCTTCGTTTTACTCTTCTTAACTTCCACTTTAATATTAACATTCTGAGCACAAGAATTAGTTTTCAAAGATTCTAACATCGGATCTTTACCAGTCTTCATAGCCAACTTTGTccttaaaatgagaaattggGATCGCCAGTATTCATAAGAAGCCGTTTTTAAGGCAGATACCCAAGTATTAACATCAGCCTCACATCTACAAGAAAATATGTGCTTTGCTTCATTGTCTCTCAATTTGTCATTCACTTTGAAAGTTAGAGAGAAGGTGAAAGGTATTCCTTTGTGGGGGTGTTCATAAGCCACatgcaaattttctaatacCAAGACACCTAATGTTTCTGGTTCATTTATTCTTGAGTAGAATAACAAATTGGCTTTCAGTTTAAAGTATCTTTCTTTGAAGCTGGGTTGTTGATACCAGTCAGACCACTCATTGCTTTGGGGCTTCATATGCTGCAGAACACCCTCTAAGTCAGACTTGTCTTCACTATTTTTCGCTATTTCTTTATCATTAAACCTCATTGTTAGTAGAAATTATGACAGCTAGGGCTCGAAAAGAGATATTTTACTCACAAATTTGGTTAGTTgctttctataatttttaattacaatgaTCGTATTTCACaccattttaatattaataaatagaaaCGTAAATATTATTCCAAACATTTCAATCGAGACGACATCTATGAGGcaataacttaattaaatgaaGTGAATTTAAAACGTCAATTTTTATGTACAGAAATTTACAGCATGCGCTGTGCTTTCAACGTTGCCAGGTGttattttgaaggaaattgtGGGATAAAATATCAAcgttgtctttttttaatgtgataaAATAAAGTACCTTAATTTATTGTCAAATTATTCACCCATTGACATAATCATGTTATCATCTCTAAATCAATATCACTATGTGCACATAATCTTAATATCTATGTAGACGCTGTTTACTAAGAAATACAATGAGCAATAGTTTGATCAagatattaatgtttttgctTTGTTATGACGTCCTAtcaagcaaatattttaaaagtaaatatttaacgGTTAATAAAGCAAAACAACTAAAGGCTGAATTATGCAGCATAAAGAGCAAGGTCAGAACACCCATCaccaattattgatttttaaaaaaggggGTGAAGGGTGTggaaaataaaacttcaattttaatgaaaattgttttgtttcaaCGTTATTTGAGCAGAGAGAATTTCGAAACTATGGAGAAATCTTAAGCTCGTGTTAAGGATGAAAATGTgatcatttcatttaaaatctcTCGCGTAGTTGTGGAATGTATTTAGGGGTAGGGCTCACTGTTTAGGGTGTAGGAAAGAATGCGAGGTTTTGCAGGGTTGTCAATCTAGTTATCTTCTAGTAGCAAATTGGTATAAAACTTTTTAGCGATGGTATTAGGTATATGAAAAGAGCGAGGGTCtcccttaaaaatatataaaaaataaaaaataatgtaatcaAATATGTTATTTGTATTTGTGATAAGAATGTGACAAAATCAGAGTTCAGaacttttgaagatttttgagACGGGAGTGGCAACAGCGCAAGGACTTCGGACTTGGCTCCCTCTATTTGGCATCTCCCTTCTTTTCTAGTTTACTTACCGGCTACAGTTCTATCGACTTGTCTGTGTACTCAAGCTTTGAgttggaaattttcttaaaaatcgaAGCGTCCTCTCATGTAAGTATAGCACAtcttaatatttacatttttctctaTTGTTGAATAGTATTAGATTGAGTGATAAGCATGAAGGGAAGGAAATATCGCATAGTAAAATTTACATGCTTGCCGCCATATTTGCGTGTTCGGTGTGACGGTTAGTAAACCCCGATCTCCGATCGATCCCACGATTTTCTTCGTAGTTGCCGCCGTCTAGTCCTTGTGCATGCTCGTGTGAGTGAACCGTCGGCATTGCTGCCAGAGAAACTGTGTGATATATtcctaaattaatttgtaagtTTTGTTTCTCATTAATTTAGAGGGTTCTATACGTTTTCTTATAAGTTCGTCAATTCTTTTCTTcaagttgaaaatttcaatttttcggGCTGTAACGTAGTGGGCTCCGTTGACCTTCAAAATTGTACCCGTTATTTTAGGTCAGTTTTCTGGGTTTCTCGCTagagttttgttttttcatgCAGCTGCAATTTGAGCCTGTACACGTGAGATAAATGCGTTTTTGGAGGATGACGTCAATTGTCAATTCGCAAATTCCTCTCTGATGGGTCACACGGGCCCGGCCTCCGGCCTCATCACAAGCGGTCGGACAGCCTCGGCATGTCTCGGCGTCAAGGTGTGGTCGTCGccattttgctttaattttatttgccgGCAACGCTGGTAATGTCGCTAGTGTCGCATCGCATCCCTATTTTTAGTCCTAGCGTCGCCACATTTCATTCGATACCATTCTCAAGTTAAATTCACCTTCAATTTTTCTTGCAGATTAGACTTAGAACAAAATGTCTGCCCCCGACAAAGATGAACTGGTCCAAAGGGCAAAATTGGCCGAACAGGCCGAGAGGTACGACGACATGGCCTCGGCCATGAAATCTGTCACAGAGACGGGCGTCGAATTGAGTAATGAAGAACGGAACCTCCTCTCTGTAGCTTACAAAAATGTGGTGGGTGCCCGGCGATCTTCGTGGAGAGTCATTTCTTCAATTGAACAAAAGACTGAAGGCTCAGAACGGAAACAACAAATGGCAAAAGAATACCgggaaaaagtggaaaaagaACTCCGAGAAATCTGTGATGATGTTCTTGTAAGTACACTTTCATCTATATTTGAGTGTGATTGACAAGTACTCAATACAAATCTGTcccatatatattttatacaaatcaTGTTTTGGAAAGATTAACATATAACTGATGCTGTGATGTTCCTTATTCAttcttataaattttccttccTATTCTCTATTCAACCATTTACGGTTTCACGACTATTGgttttttaaagattaaatttgccttttttattaagaaaaaaaagttgaagtgatataattttttttgtaaggaAGGGGAGTTAATTTACATAGTTCAGAAACATCACCACCAACTGTAAgtcaagtaaaaaatgttataaatttgGTGTCTTATTGTAAACATTGAGTCATCCTTACTGGTAATAGTGACTCCTTACACCATTTGCATTTATTCTTACTTGATGACTGGGTCTATTGCAAGTATTCCTTgtagaaaaaatgttctaattcatcaaaatctcTTTCCTGTcttcaaataatataatagCTTATATGATTGATGTATGAGTCAAATCTCACCATTTTGTTTGCCTTGCTgttaattgtattttattaagaGAAGACTGATGTGATAATACTTggatatattatatttatagtcttcaattttccaacaaaatatACTTACATCTGTGTAAAAATTGTGACTGTTATTATGgtcaaagaaattaatattgttaaataattaatgttcaATAGAATATTAGAAGACTTATTAAAATACTATTGATAAGAAAACAAGATGCTTTGTTCCTGTGGCTTTGaacttaaaattgaaactacTCATAAATAGTAATGACATGATTCTGTAGAAATACCACAAGTTAGTAAAATCCCAAACAGACCTGTGGTATTTTGATGCTTTTGATTTGATTAGAAGGTTCTATTAATTACAATAACAAAATGCAGTAGACCTATTTACAGTGATGTTGCTTAGCAACTGAGGTGTAATGAACAAAACCTAAAGATTTAATTGTATTCCTATATATGACAAcactttaaaagtttaattgtaAGGACCAAGTGATGTGTTAAGTTCTAAATCAGCACAGGGGTAACAGCATGCAGTTGAGAAAATTTAAGGTTGATTTAAATACTGCATtggagaaatttattaataaaaactgaaattgcgTTGTCGACCCTAATAGAAGTGTTCACATATAGAACAATAGAGGGTACAATGCTGATGATGACTGAACTCCgatataaaattgatattaaaaaaattatttaaaaaaaccatttttttcaacTATGTTTACACATAGCTtacttaatatatttttttgtatttaaatttcagttttttgagatTATACTGTgatgaaatttgcaaaaattaaaaatctatacaaagttaactattttttctgcagttatttaaaaaaaaaggtaggTTTCTTTGTTTTTACCAACTAGAATTTTCAGTCTCAATCTTCCTCGCAGGTAATTTCTTATGCagtctttattttaaaaagttttttttattgatgtctgtataaatttgaaaaaaaacgttaTCAAAATTAGGgcagttttattgtttttgtaaatttgtaacttatttgaaagtGGTATGTTTCTCACCCAACTAAAAGTTAGATCCTCATCCTAAATTTTCCTGCATTATAGTTTAAATGAGACTATTTTCTTCAAGGAAAAATATCTtactttgaaaatgtttgGACATTCAAGTTGGGAGATGCCATCTTGAAAATCACATTAGTTCACttgtattgaaaataacacATGAATagacttattttaatttaaatttgaagatcagtactaaattttttctgattGTTGAGTggtgtttgatttttttatgcttaTCTGAGAGAATTCATAAATTGCTCTCATCCCATATGTATAAAATAGCTACAGTTCCACATGatgtttcaaataactttcgtTCTTCCGAGATATTTTGAAGACACCTcaaatttctgataaaattttaataaaagtgagATTTGGGAGTATAAAAGGGTAGTCCCTGACTATGGAATTCTTTCCAGGGTCTTCTCGACAAATACCTCATCCCCAAGGCTTCGAACGCGGAGTCAAAAGTGTTCTACCTTAAAATGAAGGGTGATTACTACCGATACCTTGCGGAAGTAGCGACAGGGGATACCAGAAATAGTAAGTATGGTGTGTGGTAGAGGTAGTGTAGCGTTAGTGCCGAGTCCCGCCTAGGATAGAGTGTTACTGTTTTTGCCTTTTCAGCTGTGGTGGATTATTCACAGAAGGCGTACCAGGACGCATTTGAAATCTCAAAGGCCAAAATGACACCCACACACCCAATCAGGCTGGGTCTCGCGCTGAATTTCTCAGTATTCTActatgaaatactaaattcaCCAGACAAAGCTTGTCAGTTAGCTAAACAGGTCATTATTATTGCAAAGTGTTAGGCGGGCAGAATTTCGCGGCGGCATCGGCACGGCGCTAAGCGCCTGGGCCTATCTCCATAGttaatgtttgtttgtttttcccAGAGGTGGTGGAAGATTCGCAAAAAGCGTACCAGGAAGCGTTTGACATAGCCAAATCGAAAATGCAGTCCACCCACCCAATCCGACTAGGGCTGGCCCTAAATTTCTCCGTTTTTTACTATGAAATTATCAATTCGCCGGCACGTGCCTGCCACCTAGCGAAACAGGTTTGTCGTGTGTGTCGTGTTTAAC
This genomic window contains:
- the 14-3-3zeta gene encoding 14-3-3 protein zeta isoform X1 gives rise to the protein MSAPDKDELVQRAKLAEQAERYDDMASAMKSVTETGVELSNEERNLLSVAYKNVVGARRSSWRVISSIEQKTEGSERKQQMAKEYREKVEKELREICDDVLGLLDKYLIPKASNAESKVFYLKMKGDYYRYLAEVATGDTRNTVVDYSQKAYQDAFEISKAKMTPTHPIRLGLALNFSVFYYEILNSPDKACQLAKQAFDDAIAELDTLNEDSYKDSTLIMQLLRDNLTLWTSDTQAEPDEPQEGADN
- the LOC136409447 gene encoding pleckstrin homology domain-containing family J member 1-like — encoded protein: MRFNDKEIAKNSEDKSDLEGVLQHMKPQSNEWSDWYQQPSFKERYFKLKANLLFYSRINEPETLGVLVLENLHVAYEHPHKGIPFTFSLTFKVNDKLRDNEAKHIFSCRCEADVNTWVSALKTASYEYWRSQFLILRTKLAMKTGKDPMLESLKTNSCAQNVNIKVEVKKSKTKQTKSTFYSHFESSSFFENCTTSQQSNGAATVENLITF
- the 14-3-3zeta gene encoding 14-3-3 protein zeta isoform X2 — encoded protein: MSAPDKDELVQRAKLAEQAERYDDMASAMKSVTETGVELSNEERNLLSVAYKNVVGARRSSWRVISSIEQKTEGSERKQQMAKEYREKVEKELREICDDVLGLLDKYLIPKASNAESKVFYLKMKGDYYRYLAEVATGDTRNKVVEDSQKAYQEAFDIAKSKMQSTHPIRLGLALNFSVFYYEIINSPARACHLAKQAFDDAIAELDTLNEDSYKDSTLIMQLLRDNLTLWTSDTQAEPDEPQEGADN